In a genomic window of Gloeocapsopsis dulcis:
- the rfbC gene encoding dTDP-4-dehydrorhamnose 3,5-epimerase, whose amino-acid sequence MRFSETSLKGAYIIDIEEKPDHRGFFARTYCAEEFAAHGLKATVAQCNLSFNHHKGTLRGMHYQVAPACETKLVRCIQGAIYDVIIDMRPESPTYLQHIGVELSAQNRRALYVPEMFAHGYQALTDGAEVVYQVGEFYTPGYERGLRYDDPVLGIDWPLPVSDISVKDAAWALLDSLLVGSYA is encoded by the coding sequence AAGGTGCGTACATTATCGATATCGAAGAAAAGCCCGATCATCGTGGTTTTTTTGCCCGCACCTATTGTGCAGAAGAATTTGCGGCACACGGGTTAAAAGCAACAGTGGCACAATGCAACTTATCATTCAATCATCATAAAGGAACGCTGCGCGGGATGCACTATCAAGTCGCCCCCGCGTGTGAAACCAAGCTGGTACGCTGTATCCAAGGTGCGATTTATGACGTGATTATCGATATGCGCCCAGAATCACCAACCTACTTGCAACATATTGGTGTGGAGTTGTCTGCCCAAAATCGCCGTGCATTGTATGTACCAGAGATGTTTGCCCACGGCTATCAAGCACTGACGGATGGTGCAGAAGTCGTCTATCAAGTGGGTGAGTTTTACACTCCAGGGTATGAACGGGGCTTGCGTTATGATGACCCTGTTTTAGGTATTGATTGGCCTTTACCAGTGAGTGACATTTCTGTTAAAGATGCTGCTTGGGCTTTGTTGGACTCTTTGCTTGTGGGCAGCTACGCTTAA
- a CDS encoding sugar transferase gives MSSPNFIPSPTSEVSVSSLYQEPILRVRSWQYILQYLSKKLLDFLGAGLGVLLLSPLLLAIALFIRLDSKGPIFFRQHRIGRNGKAFVIWKFRTMEVNAEERLKDLEQLNESEGGVLFKMKEDPRVTRVGKFLRRTSLDELPQLFNVLQGSMSLVGPRPLQLRDYYLAVKDYKDDMLQRATMLPGVTGLWQVSGRSEVTFNDMLQMDLFYQENWSFWLDLRILWQTVLVVLLRKGAY, from the coding sequence ATGTCCTCCCCAAATTTTATTCCTAGTCCAACTTCTGAAGTCAGTGTAAGCTCTTTGTATCAAGAGCCAATTCTGCGAGTGCGATCGTGGCAATATATACTGCAATATCTCAGTAAAAAACTTCTTGACTTTCTTGGTGCAGGATTAGGAGTACTTCTTTTAAGTCCACTTTTACTTGCGATCGCCTTATTTATTCGCTTAGATTCAAAAGGACCAATTTTCTTTCGTCAGCATCGGATAGGGCGAAATGGTAAAGCTTTTGTCATTTGGAAGTTTCGCACAATGGAGGTAAATGCAGAAGAACGACTCAAAGATCTCGAACAGCTTAACGAATCTGAAGGTGGTGTTTTATTTAAAATGAAGGAAGATCCACGCGTAACTCGTGTAGGGAAATTCCTGCGCCGGACAAGTTTAGATGAGCTACCACAACTATTTAATGTATTGCAAGGTAGCATGAGCCTAGTAGGTCCTCGTCCTTTACAGTTGAGAGACTATTACCTAGCAGTCAAAGACTACAAAGATGATATGTTGCAGCGAGCAACAATGTTACCTGGCGTAACAGGATTGTGGCAGGTAAGTGGACGTAGCGAAGTCACTTTTAACGATATGCTGCAAATGGATCTGTTCTATCAAGAAAACTGGTCTTTCTGGTTAGACTTACGCATCCTTTGGCAAACAGTTTTGGTTGTTTTATTACGCAAGGGAGCCTATTAA